CCTTTATCTCTTCTATAGAGGAGCCTCCGCTTGTGTGAGGCCTTGGGTTCAATTCCCAACACAAGACGGACAGACGGTGTCCGGGGGAGAATGGATATCGGGGTGCCCCCCCCAATTCTCCTGCCCATTGGCACAACTGTTATTATCTGCTGTGAAACCAAAGGTTCTCTCCTCAGTACTTGTAATCTGGTTGCCATGTGCTCGGGTCATAGATACCAGACACAGGATCAATAGGAACGCTCCCCTCCTTGCCTATTCACTGGCCCTCGGCTTTCCAGGGAATCTGGGATTAAACATGGACTccacccaaaaaaagaaaaattcaatgAATTCTGAGCCTGATTAGGTTGGCGAGAGGCCAGAACTGACAGTCAGAAGCTTTGACTGACAGTTGGGCAGAATATATTGTTACTGAGCTGTTAGAATGTGGGGAATGTATGCGCGTAAACGTTACATCGAAACTGCACCCCCCAACCCCATTTTatagtattataagggataatgtaccccctactgtaaatgataaggatattagaagtcactgaggggttgttctgtgaccatataaaggcacaaggctgcaggctgagttatacagggaactctgagtatcactcatgtattataagggataacgtaccccctactgtaaatgataaggatattagaagtcactgaggggttgttctgtgaccgtataaaggcacaaggctgcaggctgagttatacagggaactctgagtatcactcatgtattataagggataatgtaccccctactgtaaatgataaggatattagaagtcactgaggggttgttctgtgaccatataaaggcacaaggctgcaggctgagttatacagggaactctgagtatcactcatgtattataagggataatgtaccccctactgtaaatgataaggatattagaagtcactgaggggttgttctgtgaccatataaaggcacaaggctgcaggctgagttatacagggaactctgagtatcactcatgtattataagggataatgtaccccccactgtaaatgataaggatattagaagtcatataaaggcacaaggctgcagggagttgtggTGCATCTCGGAGTCGGTGCCCTGGGGTCTCTGTATTTCGGCCCTGACCTTTATATAATGGGGGGTGAACAGATGAATGTGCTGCAGGTTATAATTATAGATCagacaaaaatgtttcttttttacagaTTATGGATTCCATAAACCTCACATCCTTTGTCACTGGGAGTTTGtcagatttaaaggggacataaagctaaaaataaaacattgccttATGACAGAACTGGGGCCCAGATGAAACATTGCGGCAAAATGAGCAAATGGACGAACAAGTTATTGGCTGTAAAAATCTTATTTCCAGCGACGCAGTAAAGAGAGTTGtcatggggggggaggggggctgtTCTATTGCAGATCTATGTGAAACACTGACCATAGGAACAGTGGTGAGACGAGGTACTGCAACTGACAAATGCTATTAATTTCTCTTTATATAAAGGTTGTTTCAAGGATGATCGGATTGTGTTCTGGACCTGGATGTACTCCACGTATTTCATGGAGAGGTGGGCCCCCCGGCAGGACGACATGCTCTTCTATGTGCGACGCAAACCTGCGTATATGGGCCCCGACGGGAATGAGGGGAGGAAGGTGAGTCTGTATCTTGTTACTGGGCTCACGTCTGTACAAGCAGAGCTATTAATTAGAGTAATAATAACTGTCATTAGTATTAGTCATTTAAGCTCTGGCGCAGAAAGGGTTAACAAATCACACTCACTTCCACCCACCTCCCCAAAACTGTTTCCTGTATAAATATCTCTGAGCCACATTATTCACTGTCTCaccacttcccctttaacttcaatatggcacctccctcctcccatatgtataaatacaaatatacagagaaggaatgttctgggcacacaataagctataccttcatactgtactgtctaagggaatcaatatggcacctcctcctcccatatgtataaatacaaatatacagagaaggaatgttctgggcacacaataagctataccctcatactgtactgtctaagggaatcaatatggcacctccctcctcccatatgtataaatacaaatatacagagaaggaatgttctgggcacacaataagctataccctcatactgtactgtctaagggaatcaatatggcacctccctcctcccatatgtataaatacaaatatacagagaaggaatgttctgggcacacaataagctataccctcatactgtactgtctaagggaatcaatatggcacctcctcctcccatatgtatacatacaaatatacagagaaggaatgttctgggcacacaataagctataccctcatactgtactgtctaagggaatcaatatggcacctcctcctcccatatgtataaatacaaatatacagagaaggaatgttctgggcacacaataagttataccctcatactgtactgtctaagggaatcaatatggcacctcctcctcccatatgtataaatacaaatatacagagaaggaatgctctgggcacacaatattcTATAGATCATCATACTTTACTGTATAGGGGTGGTATCACACGCATGAATTGGAGCTCTGTGGGCACTAATATTTCCCATAGTGCATTTCTGGCTCAGCAGGTTGAGGTCGAGGTCTATCGAAAGGACTCCAAGAAGCTCCCTGGTCTGGGAGACCCTGATATTGACTGGGAAGAGAGCGTCTACTTGAACCTTATCCTACAGAAGGTGAGTGGTATGGGGGGCAGCAAGAAGCCTCAGGTTTGTTTCCCCTTGAAAGCCGCCCCCCGAAACTCTAACTGTGGCCCCTCTCAGTGCAGCTGGATTACATTGTGACCTGTGCCGTGTGCACTCGCTCCGACGCCGGCGATATTCACATTCATAAGAAGAAATCTCAGGTGAGTTATGATTACAAACCCCACCCCCTTGCATTGTCCCCTCCCCCATCCTGACCTGCTCCACCTACTGGCAAGGAAAagtctgttcctttaaagcaatgtTGGGGGGGGCTCCAATGACAACAATGGTTATTTCTAAGGCAAAAACCCCTCCCCATGTTTCTCCTGGTGTCATTGGCTCCTCTGGGCAGGCCTTTCCGGGGGGGCGGGACTTCAGGTATAAAGACTACGCCGAGGGTAAGTCTAATTAGTAACGATGTGCTCGTTGCTCAGTGGATCGGTACCCACCTCTGCCCTAATCTGTCTGATCACGTTTATAGCAAGTATTCGCCTCGCCCAGCAAACACCCCATGGACAGCAAAGGGGAGGAGTCCAAGATCAGTTACCCCAATATCTTCTTCATGATCGACAACTTCGAAGAGGTTCGTTACCAGTTTCCGTTCATTTCTTCCTGGATCTCCAGATACCAGGGCTGTATATATTGtttgcccagagcattccttctctactCTCCACCCACAAATGTTATTACATGTCTCTCATTGGTTCCAGGTATTTAGCGACATGACGGTGGGAGAAGGGGAAATGGTCTGCGTGGAGCTTGTGGCCCGAGACAAAACCAACACGTTCCAAGGAGTCATATTCCAGGGCTCCATCCGATATGAGGCGCTCAAGAAAGTGTATGACAACCGCGTGAGTATGGAGTCACCccaatagttccaggggtacccagggcacaaataagcactcaccccaaatctccccctaactgaccttcagactgggcccccttagctcataacaaggttacagatatatagaaacattggggtaacagtcaccctgctataattccaggggtacccagggcacaaataaactctcaccccaaatctccccctaaatgaccttcagactgggcccccttagctcataataaggttacagatatatagaaacattggggtgtcaccctgctatagttccaggggtacccagggtacaaataaacactcaccccaaatctccccctaactgaccttcagactgggcccccttagctcataacaaggttacagatatatagaaacattggggtaacagtcaccctgctatagttccaggggtacccagggtacaaataagcactcaccccaaatctccccctaactgaccttcagactgggcccccttagctcataacaaggttacagatatatagaaacattggggtgtcaccctgctatagttccaggggtacccagggcacaaataagcactcaccccaaatctccctctaactgaccttcagactgggcccccttagctcataacaaggttacagatatatagaaacattggggtaacagtcaccctgctatagttccaggggtacccagggtacaaataaacactcaccccaaatcgccccctaactgaccttcagactgggcccccttagctcataacaaggttacatatatatagaaacattggggtgtcaccctgctatagttccaggggtacccagggcacaaataaacactcaccccaaatctccccctaactgaccttcagactgggcccccttagctcataacaaggttacagatatatagaaacattggggtgtcaccctgctatagttccaggggtacccagggtacaaataagcactcaccccaaatctccccctaactgaccttcagactgggcccccttagctcataacaaggttacagatatatagaaacattggggtgtcaccctgctatagttccaggggtacccagggtacaaataaacactcaccccaaatctcccctaactgaccttcagactgggcccccttagctcataacaaggttacagatatatagaaacattggggtgtcaccctgctatagttccaggggtacccagggtacaaataaacactcaccccaaatctccccctaactgaccttcagactgggcccccttagctcataacaaggttacagatatatagaaacattggggtctcaccctgctatagttccaggggtacccagggtacaaataagcactcaccccaaatctccccctaactgaccttcagactgggcccccttagctcataacaaggttacagatatatagaaacattggggtctcaccctgctatagttccaggggtacccagggtacaaataagcactcaccccaaatctccccctaactgaccttcagactgggcccccttagctcataacaaggttacagatatatagaaacattggggtctcaccctgctatagttccaggggtacccagggtacaaataagcactcaccccaaatctccccctaactgatcttcagactgggtccccttagctcataacaaggttacagatatatagaaacattggggtaacagtcaccctgctatagttccaggggtaccagggtacaaataaacactcaccccaattcTTCAGTCCGTATGTAGTTGGGGGTGAGACGTGGATCTTATTCTGCACCCGCAGGTCAGTGTAGCAGCAAAGATGGCTCAGAAGATGTCGTTTGGTTTGTACAAGTACAATAACATGGAGTTTGTGCGTATGAAGGGGCCCCAAGGTAAGGGCCACGCAGAGATGGCGGTGACACGAGTATCTACAGGGGACACTTCTCCTTATGGTACAGAAGACGACTCTAACCCGGGATCCCCAATGCACGAGCGggtgaggggctgctgtatatcGAGTTTGTGAACAAAAgctcattctcctcttcttctaaTACAATTTTTATTGCCCCAGTATCAGGTGACCTCGTTCAGCACCCCCCCCACTCCCGAGCGCAACAACCGCCCCTCTTTCTTCTCGCCGTCGCTAAAGAGAAAAGTCCCCCGAAACCGCATCGATGAAATGAAGAAATCGCATTCGGCAAACGACAGCGAGGAGTTTTTCAGAGACGGCGACGATGACGGAGGTACGAGGAATACAAATGCAACCCCtttgtaactcagcctgcagccttgtgcctttatatggtcacagaacaacccctcagtgacttctaatatccttatcatttacagtagggggtacattatcccttataatacatgagtgatactcagagttccctgtataactcagcctgcagccttgtgcctttatatggtcacagaacaacccctcagtgacttctaatatccttatcatttacagtagggggtacattatcccttataatacatgagtgatactcagagttccctgtataactcagcctgcagccttgtgcctttatatggtcacagaacaacccctcagtgacttctgatatccttatcatttacagtagggggtacattatcccttataatacatgagtgatactcagagttccctgtataactcagcctgcagccttgtgcctttatatggtcacagaacaacccctcagtgacttctaatatccttatcatttacagtagggggtacattatcccttataatacatgagtgatactcagagttccctgtataactcagcctgcagccttgtgtctttatatggtcacagaacaacccctcagtgacttctaatatccttatcatttacagtagggggtacattatcataCCACATACTCAGTTCCCCATGatttccttattatttacagatcTTCATATAACCAACCTGAGGTCGCGCTCATTATCGGGGACGGGTCGCTCGCTGGTGGGGTCGTGGCTGAAACTGAACAGGACGGAGGAGAACACTCTACTCTATGCACATCTAACCTACGTCACTTTGCCACTGCTTCGCATCTTGTCCGGTAAAGGGCCAGAATACCCccaaatttattattaaagggg
Above is a genomic segment from Xenopus laevis strain J_2021 chromosome 3L, Xenopus_laevis_v10.1, whole genome shotgun sequence containing:
- the kiaa0930.L gene encoding uncharacterized protein KIAA0930 homolog isoform X2; this translates as MAAGKSFSRTGRREAETGDLDRSLQQMISAIVDERNRLNIRQEISGLSCFKDDRIVFWTWMYSTYFMERWAPRQDDMLFYVRRKPAYMGPDGNEGRKVEVEVYRKDSKKLPGLGDPDIDWEESVYLNLILQKLDYIVTCAVCTRSDAGDIHIHKKKSQQVFASPSKHPMDSKGEESKISYPNIFFMIDNFEEVFSDMTVGEGEMVCVELVARDKTNTFQGVIFQGSIRYEALKKVYDNRVSVAAKMAQKMSFGLYKYNNMEFVRMKGPQGKGHAEMAVTRVSTGDTSPYGTEDDSNPGSPMHERYQVTSFSTPPTPERNNRPSFFSPSLKRKVPRNRIDEMKKSHSANDSEEFFRDGDDDGDLHITNLRSRSLSGTGRSLVGSWLKLNRTEENTLLYAHLTYVTLPLLRILSDILDVRQKPILMS
- the kiaa0930.L gene encoding uncharacterized protein KIAA0930 homolog isoform X1: MAAGKSFSRTGRREAETGDLDRSLQQMISAIVDERNRLNIRQEISGLSCFKDDRIVFWTWMYSTYFMERWAPRQDDMLFYVRRKPAYMGPDGNEGRKQVEVEVYRKDSKKLPGLGDPDIDWEESVYLNLILQKLDYIVTCAVCTRSDAGDIHIHKKKSQQVFASPSKHPMDSKGEESKISYPNIFFMIDNFEEVFSDMTVGEGEMVCVELVARDKTNTFQGVIFQGSIRYEALKKVYDNRVSVAAKMAQKMSFGLYKYNNMEFVRMKGPQGKGHAEMAVTRVSTGDTSPYGTEDDSNPGSPMHERYQVTSFSTPPTPERNNRPSFFSPSLKRKVPRNRIDEMKKSHSANDSEEFFRDGDDDGDLHITNLRSRSLSGTGRSLVGSWLKLNRTEENTLLYAHLTYVTLPLLRILSDILDVRQKPILMS